From a region of the Halobacteriovorax sp. HLS genome:
- a CDS encoding aldo/keto reductase — protein sequence MSRILRDLSELPIGFGGAAISGEGAGYGFGDISKDESVELLRYSYDLGIRVFDTAPIYGFGESEKRIAKAFKTTRDKVFIISKSGVSWHSNMRVNMTNDPKETQKMLHESLERLETDYIDLFMIHWPDKSVDIRRVMEVLSKAKHQGKIKSIGLCNTFTEDFVKASEVDEVEVIQAQLNVFENKEALELLDLCEKNDLSFMSWGTLDKGILTGRVHEKRTFDKTDCRSWAPWWKAMDKKEKFQKMKLLLPYLEEIEKTPLSLAISFNRQFSHVDNLLCGSRSKKQWQELVHAYSNPLTQAELEQVNRILHES from the coding sequence ATGTCACGTATTTTAAGGGACTTATCTGAATTACCCATTGGTTTTGGTGGTGCCGCAATTAGTGGAGAAGGGGCTGGCTACGGTTTTGGAGATATTTCTAAAGATGAGTCTGTAGAGTTACTTCGTTACAGCTATGATCTAGGGATCAGGGTTTTTGATACTGCTCCAATATATGGTTTTGGAGAATCAGAAAAAAGAATTGCTAAGGCATTTAAGACTACGAGAGATAAGGTTTTTATAATTTCTAAAAGTGGTGTTTCATGGCATTCGAATATGCGTGTCAATATGACCAATGATCCAAAGGAAACACAGAAGATGTTGCACGAGTCTCTTGAGAGGTTAGAGACTGATTATATCGACCTTTTCATGATTCATTGGCCTGACAAGTCAGTAGATATAAGAAGAGTTATGGAAGTTCTTTCTAAAGCAAAACATCAGGGGAAAATTAAATCCATTGGTCTGTGTAATACCTTTACTGAAGATTTTGTTAAGGCAAGCGAAGTTGATGAAGTTGAAGTTATTCAAGCTCAGTTAAATGTCTTTGAAAATAAAGAAGCGTTGGAGCTGCTAGACCTATGTGAAAAGAATGATTTAAGTTTTATGAGTTGGGGAACTCTTGATAAAGGAATTCTGACTGGAAGAGTTCATGAAAAGAGAACTTTTGATAAAACAGATTGTCGCTCATGGGCACCGTGGTGGAAGGCAATGGATAAGAAAGAAAAGTTTCAAAAAATGAAGCTGTTGTTACCTTATTTGGAAGAGATTGAGAAAACGCCTTTAAGCTTGGCGATTTCTTTTAATAGACAGTTTTCTCATGTGGATAATTTATTGTGTGGGAGTCGTAGTAAGAAGCAGTGGCAAGAGTTAGTTCATGCTTACTCGAATCCTTTGACTCAAGCCGAGCTAGAGCAGGTTAATCGTATTCTCCATGAAAGTTAG
- a CDS encoding glycosyltransferase family 2 protein produces the protein MKVSVIIPTHNRQHLIERSVLSVLKQTYKNIEVIIVDDGSTDETYFKVKKLLEDKRVQYIRCDNKGVSAARNLGAACSSGDYLAFLDSDDEWLKYKLEKQVNFIESNRDVHCLHTNEQWIRNGNKVNQRKIHQKFGGRIFEKCLSLCFISPSTVMISRDVFLEVGGFDEEFIVCEDFDLWLKLSSLYEIHYIDEVLINKYGGHEDQLSMKYFAMDYWRVKALANILVLRELGQSQVELVKKSIIRKCEVLIQGYKKHENFTNLSEVQEILNDHLS, from the coding sequence ATGAAAGTTAGTGTTATTATTCCCACTCATAATCGTCAACATCTTATTGAGAGATCAGTCCTTTCTGTTTTAAAGCAGACCTATAAGAATATTGAAGTCATTATTGTTGATGATGGTTCGACAGATGAGACTTATTTTAAAGTCAAAAAGCTCTTAGAGGATAAGCGAGTTCAATATATCCGTTGTGATAATAAAGGGGTTAGTGCTGCTAGAAACTTAGGAGCTGCCTGCTCAAGTGGCGATTACTTAGCTTTTCTTGACTCTGATGACGAGTGGTTAAAGTATAAACTTGAAAAACAAGTGAACTTTATTGAAAGTAATAGAGATGTTCACTGTCTTCATACTAATGAGCAGTGGATTAGAAACGGTAATAAAGTTAATCAACGCAAAATTCATCAAAAGTTTGGAGGGAGGATTTTTGAAAAATGTCTCTCTCTATGCTTCATTTCTCCTTCTACTGTAATGATTTCACGAGATGTCTTTTTGGAAGTCGGAGGCTTTGACGAAGAATTCATCGTGTGTGAGGACTTCGATCTTTGGCTTAAACTAAGCTCTCTTTATGAAATTCATTATATAGACGAAGTTCTTATCAATAAGTACGGAGGTCATGAGGATCAATTAAGCATGAAGTACTTTGCTATGGATTACTGGAGAGTAAAGGCCCTCGCAAATATTCTAGTATTAAGAGAACTAGGGCAATCTCAGGTTGAGTTAGTTAAAAAATCAATTATAAGAAAATGCGAAGTTCTAATTCAGGGTTATAAAAAGCATGAGAACTTTACAAATCTAAGTGAAGTACAAGAAATCCTAAACGATCATCTTTCGTAA
- a CDS encoding saccharopine dehydrogenase, producing the protein MKRLIWLRHETKPYEQRCCLTPSACEELLKLGHEVVVERSPIRVFSDEEYEAVGCTLEETNAWINKAPLNAVIVGLKELEDKDFALSHRHIHFAHVYKNQNGHEKTLSRFLKGDGKLFDLEYLVDENENRIAAFGVWAGFSGAALAIDIWAHQQLNMDYNQKAPLRPYQSQMDMVTDIERNLLKIEARPRVIVIGAKGRSGKGAVKFLRSIGIEPTMWGSKETKGKGPFQDILSHDILINCALITKQVKPFLTNDLIDQQRHLSVISDVGCDPTGPCNPLPIYSKCTTMDAPIASLREDLTITAIDHLPSLLPKESSIDFCTQLFPHLIDFLNNEIEQTPWERSLEVFYSKTMELGPVDFNADKLESNDPQNLM; encoded by the coding sequence ATGAAGAGATTGATCTGGTTAAGACATGAAACAAAACCATACGAGCAACGTTGTTGCCTTACACCGAGCGCATGTGAAGAGCTTTTAAAGCTTGGTCATGAAGTCGTTGTAGAGAGATCTCCAATTAGAGTATTTTCTGATGAAGAATACGAAGCAGTAGGCTGTACTCTCGAAGAGACGAATGCTTGGATAAATAAGGCCCCACTGAATGCTGTTATAGTTGGACTTAAAGAATTAGAAGATAAAGACTTCGCCCTATCTCACAGACATATTCACTTTGCTCACGTCTATAAGAATCAAAATGGGCACGAGAAAACACTTTCTAGATTTTTAAAGGGAGATGGGAAACTCTTCGATCTCGAGTATCTAGTTGATGAAAATGAAAATCGTATTGCGGCATTTGGTGTTTGGGCCGGCTTTTCAGGAGCGGCTTTGGCCATTGATATATGGGCACACCAACAACTAAATATGGACTACAATCAAAAAGCTCCATTAAGACCTTACCAATCACAAATGGATATGGTCACAGATATCGAGCGGAATCTACTAAAGATTGAAGCTCGTCCTAGAGTTATTGTCATTGGAGCAAAAGGAAGATCAGGAAAAGGTGCTGTAAAGTTTCTTAGATCTATTGGGATTGAACCGACCATGTGGGGCTCAAAAGAAACGAAGGGAAAAGGTCCATTTCAAGACATTCTCTCACATGACATTCTTATTAACTGCGCTCTTATTACAAAACAAGTTAAACCATTTCTAACAAATGATCTTATTGATCAGCAAAGACATCTTAGTGTCATTAGTGATGTAGGTTGCGACCCAACAGGGCCATGTAATCCACTGCCGATCTATTCAAAGTGTACAACAATGGATGCTCCTATTGCCTCTTTAAGAGAAGATTTAACAATTACCGCAATTGACCATCTTCCTTCTTTACTACCAAAAGAGAGCTCTATCGACTTCTGTACACAACTCTTTCCACACCTCATAGACTTTCTCAATAATGAAATTGAGCAAACGCCATGGGAGAGATCTTTAGAAGTATTCTATTCTAAAACTATGGAGCTTGGTCCAGTTGATTTTAATGCCGATAAGTTAGAAAGTAACGATCCGCAAAACTTAATGTAA
- a CDS encoding histone deacetylase, with amino-acid sequence MIIYNKKFDLNLKSYGISVPIHDDRASKTFAALGNIVETPIEEISLLSKSDLLLAHSREFVDKLFDDRIIEEIYKCYELVDSEGNFNRYDPSSASKDLKELFETILLHASATSRACELATKKGFCFSLAGGMHHAMSSLGRGFCLINDIVIAARIFQNNNPSSKVSIIDIDAHKGCGSAQITEHDTSIETLSIHMQDGWPLDPQSGQGDWHIPSTIDIPIGLGEENLYLSKLKEGLDRLSHCELAIVVAGADPYEEDILESASGLKLSKEQMLERDLMVYNFLKERKIAQVWVMAGGYGPKTWEIYAQFLKSIREEESF; translated from the coding sequence ATGATTATTTACAATAAGAAATTTGATTTAAACTTAAAAAGCTACGGTATTAGTGTTCCTATACATGACGATAGAGCTTCTAAAACTTTTGCAGCTCTTGGAAATATTGTCGAAACTCCTATTGAAGAAATTTCTCTTCTCTCAAAGAGTGACCTATTATTAGCACATAGTCGTGAATTTGTAGATAAACTCTTTGATGATCGTATTATAGAAGAAATATATAAGTGCTATGAATTAGTAGATTCTGAAGGTAACTTCAATCGTTATGATCCTAGTTCTGCTTCTAAAGATTTAAAAGAACTGTTCGAAACAATTCTTCTCCATGCTAGTGCTACTTCTAGGGCCTGTGAGCTAGCGACAAAGAAAGGCTTTTGTTTTTCATTGGCCGGTGGAATGCACCATGCGATGAGTTCACTTGGAAGAGGCTTCTGTCTTATCAATGATATAGTTATTGCAGCTAGAATTTTTCAAAATAATAATCCAAGCTCAAAAGTAAGTATTATTGATATAGATGCTCATAAAGGATGTGGCAGCGCCCAGATCACTGAGCATGACACCAGTATTGAAACTCTTAGTATTCATATGCAAGACGGCTGGCCACTTGATCCACAAAGTGGGCAAGGAGATTGGCATATACCTTCAACTATAGACATCCCTATAGGACTAGGGGAAGAAAATTTATATTTATCAAAATTAAAAGAAGGTCTCGATCGATTATCACATTGTGAGCTTGCAATTGTCGTTGCAGGTGCCGATCCATATGAAGAAGATATTTTAGAAAGTGCTTCTGGATTAAAACTTTCTAAAGAGCAGATGTTAGAGAGAGATTTAATGGTTTACAATTTTTTGAAAGAAAGAAAAATAGCCCAGGTCTGGGTTATGGCCGGAGGTTACGGGCCGAAGACCTGGGAGATATATGCACAATTTCTTAAATCAATTCGTGAGGAAGAATCCTTTTGA
- a CDS encoding HAD-IG family 5'-nucleotidase: MSVFVNRILNMKKIKAIGFDMDYTLVRYKTENFERLTYGEVQKKLVEVLNYPSEILDLKFEFNLVQQGLVIDKIRGNLLHVSRFGKVKKANHGLRTLSFTEQNDTYSNSVIDLSDKNFQSLDTAFSVSNGVLYAQLVELKEKGVELPRYDLLADHIKEAIDICHSDGSLKTTVANNLSDYIIQDERLVDLLEMYKECGKKLIIITNSEFYYCKNLLEYAIDPFLKNHKSWKDLFEITITLSSKPRFFHFRNNYLRIDPDTATMTNHEGPITPGVYQGGYAGKLQKDLGLKGSEILYLGDHIYGDVLALKKTFGWRTALVVEPLEDEIKAIQKSKPVQRTINNYMKDKEALERQLDQLEMDKYLKKDFNKDEVGKIYSRIDKINNNISNELETYRTCFNPHWGELMRAGQEESRFADQIEKYACVYVAKVSDLLEHSPRTYYRPIKRILPHELI; the protein is encoded by the coding sequence ATGAGCGTTTTTGTTAACAGAATCCTCAATATGAAGAAAATTAAGGCCATCGGCTTTGATATGGACTACACCCTAGTTCGATATAAGACAGAAAACTTTGAAAGATTAACATACGGAGAAGTTCAAAAGAAACTTGTCGAAGTACTTAATTACCCAAGTGAAATATTAGACCTTAAGTTTGAATTCAATTTAGTTCAACAAGGTCTGGTCATTGATAAGATCAGAGGAAACCTCCTCCATGTTTCAAGATTTGGAAAAGTAAAAAAAGCAAATCATGGACTTAGAACACTAAGTTTTACTGAGCAAAATGATACTTACTCTAACAGTGTCATCGATTTAAGTGATAAGAACTTTCAGTCACTAGATACAGCTTTCTCAGTTTCAAATGGTGTTCTTTACGCGCAATTAGTAGAGCTTAAAGAAAAAGGAGTAGAACTTCCAAGATATGACCTACTCGCTGATCACATTAAAGAGGCCATCGATATTTGCCACTCAGATGGAAGTTTAAAAACAACTGTTGCCAATAATTTATCTGACTACATAATTCAGGATGAAAGATTGGTAGATCTTCTTGAAATGTATAAGGAGTGTGGGAAGAAGTTAATCATTATAACCAACTCAGAGTTTTACTACTGTAAAAATCTACTTGAATATGCGATTGACCCTTTTCTCAAGAATCATAAGAGCTGGAAGGATCTCTTTGAGATCACTATTACTCTCTCTAGTAAACCTAGATTCTTTCACTTTAGAAATAACTACTTAAGAATTGATCCTGATACGGCAACTATGACAAATCATGAAGGGCCAATAACTCCAGGAGTCTATCAAGGTGGATATGCAGGTAAGCTTCAAAAAGACCTTGGTTTAAAAGGTTCTGAAATTCTTTATCTTGGAGATCATATTTATGGTGACGTTCTTGCTCTAAAGAAAACTTTTGGCTGGAGAACTGCCTTAGTTGTTGAGCCTCTAGAGGACGAGATCAAGGCCATTCAAAAGAGTAAGCCGGTTCAAAGAACGATTAACAACTATATGAAAGATAAAGAGGCCCTTGAGAGACAACTCGATCAATTAGAGATGGATAAGTATCTTAAAAAGGACTTCAATAAAGACGAAGTTGGTAAGATCTATTCTAGAATAGATAAGATTAATAATAATATTTCAAATGAATTAGAGACCTACAGAACATGTTTTAATCCTCACTGGGGAGAACTTATGAGAGCTGGTCAAGAGGAAAGTCGTTTTGCCGACCAAATCGAAAAGTATGCTTGTGTTTATGTTGCAAAGGTCTCAGACCTCCTAGAGCATTCTCCTAGAACATACTATAGACCAATCAAAAGGATTCTTCCTCACGAATTGATTTAA
- a CDS encoding outer membrane lipoprotein-sorting protein: MRSLFNFCLISILTLSAFSVAAETPEQKGLRIATEAEKRNNGFVAEESDLEMILIDAYGSKITRKMKGMVLEVQGDGDKSLNIFLNPADVKGTKMLTWSHKDKDDKQWLYLPSLRRVKKISSSNKSSSFMGSEFSYEDIGSQEVEKYSFKFLKDGKSKSGEEVYFVQRIPKSKSGYSKQIVQITKKDLSAVYIEYYDRKGELLKIADIQDFKTYKVKGKSIRRASKIHMKNLQTKKESIFLWNNRKLGVKLKDNDFTKRALK; this comes from the coding sequence ATGAGAAGTTTGTTCAATTTTTGTTTGATTAGTATTTTGACTCTTAGCGCTTTTTCTGTTGCTGCTGAGACTCCTGAACAAAAAGGGTTGAGAATCGCAACTGAAGCGGAGAAAAGAAATAATGGTTTTGTTGCAGAAGAATCGGACTTAGAGATGATTCTAATTGACGCTTACGGCTCAAAGATTACTCGAAAAATGAAGGGAATGGTTCTTGAGGTACAAGGCGATGGTGACAAATCTCTTAATATCTTTTTAAACCCGGCCGATGTAAAAGGAACAAAGATGCTTACTTGGTCTCACAAGGATAAAGATGATAAGCAGTGGCTCTATCTTCCATCACTAAGAAGAGTTAAGAAAATCTCTTCGAGCAATAAATCTTCATCATTCATGGGAAGCGAGTTTTCTTATGAAGATATTGGCTCTCAAGAAGTTGAAAAGTATAGCTTTAAATTTTTAAAAGATGGTAAGTCTAAAAGTGGAGAAGAGGTTTACTTTGTTCAAAGAATTCCAAAGTCAAAAAGTGGTTACTCTAAGCAAATTGTTCAAATTACAAAGAAGGATTTGAGTGCTGTTTATATCGAGTACTATGATCGTAAGGGTGAGTTATTAAAGATCGCTGATATTCAAGACTTTAAAACTTATAAAGTTAAGGGGAAGTCTATAAGAAGAGCTTCGAAAATTCACATGAAGAATCTTCAGACTAAGAAAGAATCAATTTTTCTTTGGAATAATAGAAAGCTAGGAGTGAAGCTAAAGGATAATGACTTTACTAAAAGGGCATTAAAGTAA
- a CDS encoding VOC family protein — MKSKISHIEINVLNYSESIRFYDTVLIPMGFKRMSCMKDWTAYSDGMSKFIICPTGEGHQSAGFHRKRAGLNHLAFYADTKEDVDKYYKEVLKKNNIKALYENKAFGDDQYYAVFFESPDRIKLEYVFAPNYCDPECWPNTFEDDFDPYSE, encoded by the coding sequence ATGAAGTCAAAAATATCTCATATCGAAATTAATGTTTTAAATTATTCCGAGTCGATTAGGTTTTATGACACTGTTTTGATTCCTATGGGCTTTAAAAGAATGAGTTGTATGAAGGATTGGACTGCCTACTCAGATGGGATGAGCAAGTTTATTATTTGTCCAACAGGTGAGGGGCATCAGAGTGCGGGCTTTCATAGAAAAAGAGCTGGATTAAACCATCTTGCTTTTTACGCAGACACCAAAGAGGATGTCGATAAATATTATAAAGAGGTTTTAAAGAAGAACAATATTAAGGCCCTTTATGAAAATAAAGCATTTGGAGATGATCAATATTACGCGGTATTTTTTGAAAGTCCTGACCGTATTAAATTAGAATATGTATTTGCTCCTAATTATTGCGATCCTGAATGTTGGCCTAATACATTTGAAGATGATTTTGACCCATACTCTGAATAA
- a CDS encoding type II toxin-antitoxin system RelE/ParE family toxin, whose translation MTWKVTYKKSVQKDLKKISKDIQYIIRRAIEEKLMSNPLKFGLPLRRNLAGLMKLRVGDYRIIYSIESEVVTVHVIKIGHRKDVYEK comes from the coding sequence GTGACTTGGAAAGTAACTTATAAGAAATCAGTTCAAAAAGACTTAAAAAAGATATCTAAGGATATACAATACATCATCAGAAGGGCCATCGAAGAAAAGCTTATGAGTAACCCTTTAAAGTTTGGCCTCCCTTTACGTAGAAATCTAGCAGGTTTAATGAAACTTAGAGTTGGCGATTATAGAATCATATACTCTATAGAATCAGAAGTTGTTACAGTTCATGTAATAAAAATTGGACATCGAAAAGATGTTTACGAAAAATAG
- a CDS encoding tetratricopeptide repeat protein, which translates to MSDILDKAIELRKSGNFEESLKLLIEELGNNSESALLNYHAAWACDCLGREKDAAPFYEKAIANGLSGNDLRDAYLGLGSTYRCVGKYEESLALFEKAIMSFPNDKELVVFRTLTLYNLGKHEESFSTLLNLLADTTNDEGIKGYASVLKNYSKCLSKIW; encoded by the coding sequence GTGAGTGATATTTTAGACAAAGCGATTGAGTTAAGAAAAAGTGGTAATTTTGAAGAGTCATTAAAATTATTAATTGAAGAGCTTGGTAATAATTCAGAGTCTGCACTTCTAAATTATCATGCTGCTTGGGCATGTGATTGTCTTGGAAGAGAGAAGGATGCCGCTCCTTTTTATGAGAAAGCTATTGCTAATGGATTGAGTGGAAATGATTTAAGGGATGCATACTTAGGCCTAGGAAGTACTTATCGATGTGTCGGTAAATACGAAGAGTCTCTTGCTCTATTCGAAAAAGCGATAATGTCTTTTCCAAATGATAAGGAACTTGTCGTTTTTAGAACATTGACCCTTTATAATTTAGGTAAGCATGAAGAGTCATTTTCAACTTTATTGAATCTCTTGGCTGATACAACTAACGATGAAGGTATTAAGGGTTATGCTAGTGTCCTTAAAAACTACTCAAAATGCTTAAGTAAAATTTGGTGA